From a single Ochotona princeps isolate mOchPri1 chromosome 12, mOchPri1.hap1, whole genome shotgun sequence genomic region:
- the RFXAP gene encoding regulatory factor X-associated protein: MLPSVRTTVYHLHSDLQYAHRSRPTRSKATWVAAAAGEAAHAQSVAVQSRPRTPRERATLLPWASAAQAHWRWAASGSGARGLRSGVGPGRCFQCGVADPKGDSSTEVPSVAEGPGAAGGVPLPGAPGPAAAPASQFTLLVMRPCGGQEEAGSEGVPRPTQAPGGTPVRYLCEVAGEVDEEVGEDEADLLDTSDPPGGGESTASLEDLEDEEVHSGGEGGGGAGRRRGSGGAGASKTCTYEGCSETTSQVAKQRKPWMCKKHRNKMYKDKYKKKKSDQALNCGGAASAGSSGNVKLEDSADNLLSMVKQRTGSFGDRPARPTLLEQVLNQKRLSLLRSPEVVQFLQTQQQLLNQQVLEQRQQQFPGAAV, encoded by the exons ATGCTCCCAAGTGTGAGAACAACCGTTTACCACCTACACTCAG ATTTACAGTACGCTCACCGCTCTCGTCCAACTCGCAGCAAAGCCACCTGGGTAGCGGCCGCGGCGGGCGAAGCCGCACATGCGCAGTCTGTCGCTGTTCAGTCCCGCCCTCGGACTCCGAGAGAACGAGCGACGCTCCTCCCCTGGGCCTCTGCCGCGCAGGCGCATTGGCGCTGGGCTGCCTCCGGGTCCGGAGCCCGCGGTTTGCGAAGTGGCGTCGGGCCTGGCAGGTGCTTCCAGTGCGGGGTCGCGGACCCCAAGGGAGACAGCAGCACGGAGGTGCCGAGTGTGGCCGAGGGGCCGGGGGCCGCTGGCGGCGTGCCCCTGCCGGGGGCTCCCGGCCCCGCGGCGGCCCCGGCCTCTCAGTTCACCCTGCTGGTGATGCGCCCGTGTGGGGGCCAGGAGGAGGCCGGGTCCGAGGGCGTTCCGAGGCCCACCCAGGCCCCCGGCGGCACGCCCGTGAGGTACCTGTGCGAGGTCGCGGGGGAGGTGGacgaggaggtgggggaggacgAGGCGGACCTGCTGGACACGTCGGACCCCCCCGGGGGAGGCGAGAGCACGGCCAGCTTGGAGGATCTGGAGGATGAGGAGGTCCACTCGGGGGGCGAGGGCGGCGGCGGGGCCGGCCGGAGGCGGGGCAGCGGCGGGGCCGGCGCGAGTAAGACCTGCACCTACGAGGGCTGCAGCGAGACGACGAGCCAGGTGGCAAAGCAGCGCAAGCCGTGGATGTGCAAGAAGCACCGCAACAAGATGTACAAGGACAAGtacaaaaagaagaagagtgACCAGGCCTTGAACTGTGGCGGGGCCGCCTCAGCTGGCAGCTCGGGAAACGTCAAACTAGAG GACAGTGCAGATAACCTGCTCTCCATGGTTAAACAAAGAACTGGATCCTTTGGAGATCGTCCTGCAAGACCTACTCTTTTAGAACAAGTGCTCAATCAGAAAAGACTG TCATTACTGAGAAGTCCAGAAGTGGTGCAGTTCTTACAGACACAGCAGCAACTGTTAAACCAACAAGTCTTGGAGCAAAGGCAGCAGCAGTTCCCAGGAGCAGCAGTGTGA